Proteins from a genomic interval of Pseudomonadota bacterium:
- a CDS encoding DnaJ domain-containing protein, with amino-acid sequence MMRFVTIIIFIVAGYLIFRYLIKMLKEVMYQRSERGGYQYQNWEHASTEEEYRQVLGVTAEDRLATIKKKYKELLAKYHPDKVQHLGIEFQEMAERKTKAIMEAYEFFRKKYNL; translated from the coding sequence ATGATGCGTTTTGTGACAATCATCATTTTCATCGTAGCGGGCTACCTCATCTTTCGTTACTTAATAAAAATGCTCAAAGAAGTGATGTATCAAAGAAGTGAAAGGGGCGGCTATCAGTACCAGAACTGGGAACATGCAAGTACAGAAGAGGAGTATCGACAGGTTTTAGGGGTCACAGCCGAAGACAGGCTGGCAACCATCAAAAAGAAATATAAAGAGCTCCTCGCGAAATATCACCCCGATAAGGTGCAGCATCTGGGAATAGAATTTCAAGAAATGGCAGAGAGAAAAACTAAAGCAATCATGGAAGCGTACGAGTTTTTCCGAAAGAAATACAATCTCTGA
- a CDS encoding aldehyde ferredoxin oxidoreductase has translation MDKIVRIDMGAEGGPRISEGPLGGYAGLGGRAFTSALISKEVLPVCHPLSAENKLVIAPGMLSGTVGAMTGRISIGCKSPLTGGIKEANAGGQPSQVLARLGYAAIVLEGKPEGDDLYKIFINKDGINISVDNSLKMLGNYAVVEKMKNEYGDKIACISIGQAGEMKLSAASIACTDMELRPTRHAGRGGVGAVMGSKGVKVIVLDDAGLHMRPPKDPEKFREANKIFVEGLRKHGVTGEALPAYGTNVLTNILNEAGGYPAYNFKEGTFAEASKISGETEAALETERGGLATHGCHSGCVIRCSGIYNDKDGHYVTKQPEYETVWAHGAHCGIDDLDKIALMDFIDDDTGLDTIEVGVAIGVAMDGGLLKFGDADGAINLLKEVGKGSPLGRIIGSGAAITGRVFGVERVPVVKGQAMPAYDPRAVKGLGVTYATSTMGADHTAGYATATNILKVGGYVDPLKAEGQIELSRNLQIATAAIDSTGMCLFIAFAIMDQPETFQALIDMLNAFYGLSLTADDVVALGKSVLKTERDFNMRAGFSKEHDRLPGFFRTEPLPPHNVVFDVPDEEHDSVFDW, from the coding sequence ATGGACAAGATAGTCAGGATAGATATGGGGGCCGAAGGTGGTCCAAGAATCTCTGAAGGCCCGCTCGGCGGATATGCAGGTTTGGGTGGACGGGCATTTACATCCGCTCTCATCTCAAAAGAAGTTTTACCTGTTTGCCATCCATTAAGTGCAGAGAATAAGCTTGTTATTGCCCCGGGCATGTTAAGCGGCACGGTGGGCGCCATGACAGGGAGGATCTCCATTGGATGCAAAAGTCCTCTGACAGGCGGCATCAAGGAGGCCAACGCAGGAGGACAACCGTCGCAGGTGCTTGCAAGACTCGGGTATGCAGCGATTGTACTGGAGGGGAAACCAGAAGGCGACGATCTCTACAAGATTTTTATCAATAAGGATGGAATCAATATCTCTGTCGATAATAGCCTGAAAATGCTCGGTAATTATGCTGTGGTAGAAAAGATGAAAAATGAGTATGGCGATAAGATTGCCTGCATCTCTATAGGCCAGGCCGGGGAAATGAAGCTGAGTGCAGCCTCGATTGCATGTACTGACATGGAGCTGAGGCCAACCCGTCATGCAGGGCGCGGTGGTGTGGGCGCTGTCATGGGCTCGAAAGGTGTTAAGGTTATTGTGCTCGACGATGCAGGCTTGCACATGCGTCCGCCGAAAGACCCTGAAAAATTTCGGGAAGCGAACAAGATTTTTGTTGAAGGGCTCCGGAAACACGGGGTCACAGGCGAAGCCCTGCCTGCGTATGGCACAAATGTCCTTACCAACATTCTTAACGAGGCAGGTGGGTACCCTGCCTATAACTTCAAAGAGGGAACATTTGCGGAGGCTTCAAAGATAAGTGGAGAGACAGAGGCGGCATTAGAGACAGAGCGCGGTGGATTGGCTACTCATGGGTGTCATAGCGGGTGTGTCATACGTTGTTCCGGAATTTACAATGATAAAGACGGGCATTATGTAACCAAACAACCGGAGTATGAAACAGTCTGGGCCCATGGCGCACACTGTGGAATTGATGATCTTGATAAAATAGCCCTGATGGACTTTATTGACGACGATACAGGACTTGATACGATAGAAGTGGGGGTAGCCATCGGGGTGGCTATGGACGGTGGTCTGTTAAAGTTCGGCGATGCCGACGGGGCTATCAATCTTTTAAAGGAAGTCGGCAAGGGCTCCCCTCTTGGACGTATTATCGGGAGCGGCGCAGCAATTACAGGCAGGGTTTTTGGCGTTGAAAGGGTGCCTGTTGTAAAAGGTCAGGCAATGCCGGCCTATGACCCCAGGGCAGTGAAAGGGCTTGGTGTAACGTATGCTACAAGCACGATGGGTGCAGACCATACCGCGGGTTATGCAACGGCAACGAATATCCTGAAGGTGGGAGGATATGTTGACCCGTTGAAAGCCGAAGGACAGATAGAGCTTTCCAGGAACCTTCAGATTGCAACCGCTGCCATTGACTCTACAGGCATGTGTCTCTTTATCGCCTTTGCAATTATGGATCAACCTGAGACTTTCCAGGCTTTAATCGATATGCTTAACGCCTTCTACGGACTCAGCTTAACGGCCGATGATGTTGTTGCGTTAGGTAAAAGTGTCCTGAAGACGGAGAGGGACTTCAACATGCGTGCAGGCTTCTCGAAAGAGCATGACAGGTTACCGGGATTCTTCAGAACAGAACCTCTTCCTCCGCACAATGTTGTATTCGATGTTCCTGATGAGGAACACGATTCGGTATTTGATTGGTAA
- a CDS encoding peptide chain release factor-like protein yields MKYIVSPEKVGALQGRMEQLGIRESDILERFVRSQGHGGQKVNKTSTCVYLKHLPTGIEVKCQQERSQSLNRFLARRILVEKIESMVLGEESEKQQQIEKIRRQKRKRSKRAKEKVLQLKHIQSARKQARTYKPDSEEY; encoded by the coding sequence ATGAAATATATTGTCAGTCCGGAAAAAGTGGGTGCACTCCAGGGAAGGATGGAGCAATTGGGGATAAGAGAATCGGATATCCTTGAGCGATTTGTCCGTTCTCAGGGGCATGGTGGTCAAAAGGTGAATAAGACATCTACATGCGTGTACTTAAAGCATCTACCTACCGGCATTGAAGTGAAATGCCAGCAGGAGCGATCACAATCGTTGAACCGTTTTTTAGCACGCCGTATATTAGTAGAAAAGATCGAGAGTATGGTTCTCGGTGAGGAGAGCGAGAAACAGCAGCAGATCGAGAAGATAAGGAGACAAAAAAGGAAACGCTCGAAAAGGGCAAAGGAGAAGGTCCTTCAACTGAAGCACATACAATCTGCCAGGAAACAGGCACGCACTTACAAGCCGGATTCGGAAGAATATTGA
- a CDS encoding alpha/beta hydrolase codes for METELERYGTGENVLFIHGAGGSAKAWFYQMEYLKTSVGVMLIDLPGHGRAGDSDGCDAIDEYRDSVYRALKLSGIDRCYMVGHSMGGAIAMSCALSFPDIVKGIMLVGTGARLRVFPEILEGIMKDKEKTLRSIIEFAISKNAPDSLKKDCFDEMMKCRPEVVYNDFYACDRFNIMKTIGSINVPTLIICGTDDVLTPPKYSRYLHESIQGSELVLIKDAGHMVMLEKPEEVNKAILKFITGLSGER; via the coding sequence GTGGAGACTGAATTAGAGAGATACGGGACAGGTGAAAATGTTCTGTTCATCCACGGCGCCGGAGGGAGTGCAAAGGCATGGTTTTATCAGATGGAATATCTGAAAACATCCGTTGGGGTTATGCTTATTGACCTTCCCGGGCACGGCAGAGCAGGAGATAGCGATGGGTGCGACGCAATAGATGAGTACAGAGATAGTGTTTACAGGGCGTTAAAATTATCAGGTATTGACAGGTGCTACATGGTGGGTCATTCCATGGGTGGCGCTATAGCCATGTCCTGTGCGTTATCTTTCCCTGATATTGTAAAAGGTATCATGCTTGTGGGTACAGGGGCAAGGCTGAGGGTTTTTCCTGAGATACTTGAAGGGATCATGAAAGACAAGGAAAAAACGCTCCGCAGTATTATAGAATTTGCCATTTCAAAAAACGCGCCGGACTCATTAAAAAAGGATTGCTTCGATGAAATGATGAAGTGCAGGCCTGAAGTGGTTTATAATGATTTTTATGCCTGCGACAGGTTTAACATTATGAAGACCATAGGCTCGATCAATGTTCCGACCCTTATTATCTGCGGAACAGACGATGTCCTCACTCCGCCGAAATATTCCCGATACCTCCATGAAAGCATACAAGGGTCAGAACTTGTTCTCATTAAAGACGCCGGCCACATGGTAATGCTGGAAAAACCGGAAGAAGTGAATAAGGCAATTTTAAAGTTTATAACTGGGCTAAGCGGTGAGCGGTGA
- a CDS encoding NifU family protein: protein MREKVEESIGKIRPFLQRDGGDIELIDIVDGVVKVKLHGACGSCPMSLMTLKMGVEKQLKQDIPEIKEVVAV, encoded by the coding sequence ATGAGAGAAAAGGTTGAAGAGTCAATCGGAAAAATAAGGCCGTTTTTGCAGAGGGATGGCGGCGATATCGAGCTTATTGACATTGTTGATGGGGTAGTAAAGGTGAAACTTCATGGCGCCTGTGGGAGTTGCCCCATGAGTTTGATGACCCTCAAGATGGGCGTTGAGAAACAATTAAAGCAGGATATACCTGAAATTAAAGAAGTAGTTGCAGTTTAA
- a CDS encoding M20/M25/M40 family metallo-hydrolase: MELDHAVELLREFIRIDTTNPPGHEEKAILFLEGILKKEGIQSEVFQPVAERANILARIKGKKKGKPVVLLGHVDVVPANADDWDVDPFGGELRDGYIYGRGAVDMKAQTICQLLAFIQLHRAGVVPERDMIFLATCDEEVGGQNGVEYMLNEVEELKSASFVLSEGGCIIEENGHLHAQVAVVEKKLSQFMIKATGIGGHGSMPHKDNANEKIVRASQAILSYEWPFKSTNIVNTYLNGLLKGKKVNGFTFKGLKESLNDKRFKDFIENNPVYNALLRNTVTLTVLKGGEKVNVIPSESFAYFDARLLPTEKHEHFFKKINSLGGKDIQIIRIGSGISEPAPSGYNTPFFKGIKGAVKKTKGTIPVLPFITTGATDLRYFRNLGITAYGFFPATIAVEDILRMHGKNERISIESLQEGLDGTYEIVKFLSTVTSR; the protein is encoded by the coding sequence ATGGAACTCGACCATGCAGTGGAACTTCTCAGAGAATTTATACGAATCGATACGACAAACCCCCCGGGGCACGAGGAAAAGGCCATCCTTTTTCTTGAAGGCATTTTAAAAAAGGAAGGTATACAATCAGAGGTTTTTCAGCCTGTTGCAGAGAGGGCAAACATCCTTGCCAGAATAAAAGGAAAGAAAAAGGGTAAGCCCGTGGTTTTGCTCGGCCATGTGGATGTTGTACCTGCTAATGCAGATGACTGGGATGTAGACCCTTTCGGCGGCGAACTCAGGGATGGGTATATTTACGGGAGGGGAGCGGTAGATATGAAGGCGCAAACGATTTGCCAGCTCCTCGCCTTCATCCAACTCCACAGGGCCGGGGTAGTGCCTGAAAGGGATATGATTTTTCTTGCCACCTGTGATGAGGAGGTAGGGGGACAGAACGGCGTGGAATACATGCTGAATGAGGTTGAGGAACTGAAAAGCGCTTCATTTGTATTAAGCGAAGGCGGCTGCATTATTGAAGAAAACGGTCACCTTCACGCACAGGTTGCTGTAGTTGAAAAAAAGTTGAGCCAGTTTATGATAAAGGCGACCGGAATTGGCGGGCACGGGTCCATGCCTCATAAAGACAATGCAAATGAAAAGATTGTACGGGCATCGCAGGCAATACTGTCCTATGAGTGGCCGTTTAAGTCTACCAATATTGTAAACACCTACCTGAACGGTCTTCTGAAAGGGAAAAAGGTAAACGGGTTCACATTCAAGGGACTGAAAGAGTCTCTGAATGATAAAAGGTTTAAGGATTTTATCGAAAACAACCCCGTATATAACGCATTACTGCGGAATACCGTAACGCTTACCGTTCTCAAGGGCGGCGAAAAGGTTAACGTGATACCGAGTGAATCTTTTGCATACTTCGATGCAAGGCTTCTGCCAACAGAAAAACATGAACATTTTTTTAAAAAAATAAACTCCCTGGGGGGAAAGGACATACAGATCATAAGGATCGGAAGCGGAATAAGCGAGCCCGCACCTTCAGGATATAATACACCCTTTTTTAAAGGCATTAAAGGGGCAGTCAAAAAGACGAAAGGCACAATACCGGTACTCCCCTTCATTACAACAGGGGCAACGGACCTCCGTTATTTCAGAAACCTTGGCATTACCGCCTACGGATTTTTTCCTGCAACAATTGCAGTAGAAGATATCCTCAGAATGCATGGCAAAAACGAGAGGATTTCCATTGAAAGTCTTCAAGAGGGCTTGGATGGTACATATGAGATTGTGAAGTTTTTATCTACGGTAACCAGCCGTTAG
- the iorA gene encoding indolepyruvate ferredoxin oxidoreductase subunit alpha translates to MKEIMQGNSAIVRGAWEAGVKVAAAYPGTPSSEILKDVADNYPEVYAEWAPNEMVALQVASGAAIAGARSMAAMKHVGMNVAADALMTLAYTGIKGGLMVVIADDPFVHSSQNEQDSRNWARFAKIPLLEPGDAQECYDFAKISFDISEKFDTPVILRTETRVAHSDSLVEPGKRVESKIPLGLDPKEAPKYVMVPAHVRVRRKIIEERMRKLEEYADTFKYNVMEINDPSVGVITSGVSYMYTKDVFPEWSYLKLGMVWPLPKKMIAEFFKKVKKVIIVEELDPFIETEIKAMGYKIWHGKDLIPNMYELTPEIVEKCLKGKKYKEPKIKVKPEDLPRRPPNLCAGCSHRPLFYALKKLGAFVFGDIGCYTLAVAPPLQALHTCICMGAGGGMAHGAMKALGKEGLGKVVAVLGDSTFLHSGIAPLMNAVYNKGNSTTIVLDNRITGMTGHQEHAGTGFTVRQEPTNMVDYMEIGKALGVKSIRYLDPYNIKECMEIIKEEMSKNVPSLLLCKDSPCMLLRRAKPLEKFKNPLYMINTDKCRGCKVCLEINCPAISWRESAGQTKDGHKRKGTVYINPDQCVGCEVCVQVCKFEAIVPGKK, encoded by the coding sequence ATGAAAGAGATAATGCAAGGAAACAGCGCAATTGTAAGAGGTGCCTGGGAAGCCGGCGTGAAAGTAGCCGCCGCATATCCCGGAACACCAAGCAGTGAAATCTTGAAGGATGTCGCAGATAATTATCCCGAGGTTTATGCAGAATGGGCTCCCAATGAAATGGTCGCTCTTCAGGTTGCAAGCGGGGCTGCCATAGCAGGCGCAAGATCCATGGCCGCCATGAAACACGTTGGAATGAACGTTGCTGCAGACGCATTGATGACCCTCGCATATACCGGGATCAAGGGTGGTCTGATGGTTGTCATCGCCGATGACCCATTTGTTCACAGCTCACAGAATGAACAGGACAGCCGGAACTGGGCCCGCTTCGCCAAGATTCCTTTATTGGAACCCGGTGATGCCCAGGAATGTTATGACTTTGCAAAAATTTCCTTTGATATCAGCGAAAAATTTGATACGCCTGTTATCTTAAGGACAGAGACAAGGGTTGCACACTCCGACTCCCTGGTAGAACCGGGAAAGAGAGTGGAGTCAAAGATACCGCTCGGACTCGATCCGAAAGAAGCGCCGAAATACGTTATGGTACCGGCACATGTGCGCGTGAGAAGAAAAATAATCGAAGAGAGAATGAGAAAACTTGAAGAGTATGCCGACACATTCAAGTACAATGTGATGGAGATAAACGACCCGAGCGTGGGCGTTATAACAAGCGGCGTATCCTACATGTACACAAAAGACGTTTTTCCTGAATGGTCCTATCTGAAGCTCGGCATGGTATGGCCGCTTCCCAAGAAAATGATCGCTGAGTTCTTTAAAAAGGTGAAAAAGGTCATTATCGTAGAAGAACTGGATCCATTTATTGAAACAGAAATAAAGGCAATGGGTTACAAGATATGGCATGGGAAAGACCTTATTCCTAACATGTATGAGCTCACCCCTGAGATTGTGGAAAAATGCCTCAAGGGAAAGAAATACAAAGAACCTAAGATAAAAGTAAAACCGGAAGATCTCCCGAGGAGACCGCCGAACCTCTGTGCCGGCTGTTCCCACAGGCCGCTCTTTTATGCATTGAAGAAACTCGGCGCCTTTGTGTTCGGAGATATCGGTTGTTACACACTTGCTGTTGCACCACCCCTTCAGGCGCTTCACACCTGCATCTGCATGGGCGCCGGTGGCGGCATGGCACACGGTGCAATGAAGGCCTTGGGAAAAGAAGGGCTCGGAAAGGTCGTAGCAGTGCTTGGCGATTCCACCTTTCTCCATTCCGGTATTGCCCCGCTGATGAATGCCGTATACAACAAAGGCAATTCAACAACGATCGTTCTCGATAACAGGATTACCGGCATGACAGGACACCAGGAACATGCGGGAACAGGCTTTACCGTACGTCAAGAGCCAACAAACATGGTTGACTACATGGAGATTGGCAAGGCGTTGGGCGTAAAAAGCATAAGATATCTCGACCCTTACAACATAAAGGAATGTATGGAGATCATCAAGGAAGAGATGAGCAAGAATGTGCCATCCCTTCTGCTCTGTAAGGACAGCCCATGCATGCTGCTCCGCAGGGCAAAACCGCTTGAAAAGTTTAAAAATCCGTTGTACATGATTAACACTGATAAGTGCAGGGGATGTAAGGTATGCCTCGAGATCAACTGTCCCGCCATTAGTTGGCGTGAAAGCGCAGGCCAGACAAAAGATGGTCACAAGAGGAAAGGAACTGTCTATATAAATCCGGATCAGTGCGTTGGCTGTGAGGTTTGTGTTCAGGTATGTAAATTCGAAGCCATTGTACCAGGCAAGAAGTGA
- a CDS encoding indolepyruvate oxidoreductase subunit beta, whose amino-acid sequence MKDNGKVTNIFLSGVGGQGAILASNILGEVFIKAGYDVKKAEVHGMAQRGGDVTTHFRFGKKVYSPLIKYGDVDYLLSFELLEAIRYINWVKPEGKIVINKSEIFPPAVNLGQMEYPKGVEKTFKKYFKENVWMVDGQGIAKKLGNAQAANVVLVGAFSNFFPEVKDAQWIEAIKALLAPKLHDLNVKAFHEGKKAL is encoded by the coding sequence ATGAAAGATAACGGAAAAGTCACAAATATATTCCTTTCCGGAGTTGGCGGACAGGGTGCAATCCTTGCGAGCAACATCCTTGGTGAGGTGTTCATCAAGGCCGGGTACGATGTGAAAAAGGCAGAGGTCCACGGAATGGCACAGAGAGGCGGAGACGTTACCACACATTTCAGGTTCGGGAAGAAGGTTTATTCTCCCCTTATCAAATACGGTGATGTGGATTACCTTCTCTCTTTTGAGCTCCTTGAGGCAATCCGATACATCAATTGGGTTAAGCCTGAAGGCAAAATTGTTATCAACAAGTCGGAGATTTTTCCGCCTGCTGTAAATCTTGGGCAGATGGAATACCCGAAGGGTGTTGAGAAGACATTCAAAAAGTATTTCAAAGAAAACGTATGGATGGTAGACGGACAGGGCATCGCGAAAAAACTCGGGAACGCCCAGGCTGCAAATGTGGTGCTCGTTGGTGCATTTTCCAATTTCTTCCCGGAAGTGAAGGATGCGCAGTGGATTGAGGCAATCAAGGCCCTTCTCGCACCAAAGCTCCACGATCTGAACGTAAAAGCATTTCATGAAGGAAAAAAGGCCCTCTAA